A genome region from Manis javanica isolate MJ-LG chromosome 3, MJ_LKY, whole genome shotgun sequence includes the following:
- the LOC108405052 gene encoding carbonyl reductase [NADPH] 1 isoform X2 — protein sequence MSFCTRVALVTGANKGIGFAISRDLCRQFPGDVVLTSRDAARGQAAVQQLQAEGLSPRFHLLDIEDPQSIRALRDFLLKEYGGLDVLVNNAGIAFKTNDSTPFHIQAEVTMKTNFFGTRDVCTELLPLLFSQSLPPQALYLFSAPHTRGSLSMVQERPGMELPVVLSQWSPVDSMEFSQQPCVTVRMDPAKQEAHLSIDVQVFLLWVRHIDMTHLLLSPRPCPNHNVSIDYVA from the exons ATGTCATTCTGCACCCGCGTGGCGCTGGTCACCGGGGCCAACAAGGGCATCGGCTTCGCCATCTCGCGCGACTTGTGCCGGCAGTTCCCGGGGGACGTGGTGCTCACATCGCGGGATGCGGCGCGGGGCCAGGCGGCCGTGCAGCAGCTGCAGGCCGAGGGTCTGAGCCCGCGCTTCCACCTGCTGGACATCGAAGACCCGCAGAGCATCCGCGCCCTGCGCGACTTCCTGCTTAAGGAGTACGGGGGCCTGGACGTGCTGGTCAACAACGCGGGCATCGCCTTCAAGA CTAATGATTCCACACCATTTCATATTCAAGCAGAAGTGACGATGAAAACCAACTTTTTTGGTACCCGAGATGTCTGCACGGAGCTGCTGCCTCTG ctcTTCAGTCAAAGTCTCCCTCCACAGGCCCTTTACTTGTTCTCTGCCCCTCACACACGGGGGTCCCTGAGCATGGTCCAGGAAAGACCAGGCATGGAGCTTCCAGTCGTCCTATCCCAGTGGAGTCCTGTGGATAGCATGGAATTCTCCCAGCAACCATGTGTGACAGTACGCATGGATCCTGCCAAACAAGAAGCTCATCTAAGCATTGATGTTCAGGTGTTTTTGTTGTGGGTTAGGCACATAGACATGACCCACCTCCTTCTTAGCCCAAGGCCCTGCCCTAATCACAATGTTAGCATAGATTATGTAGCTTGA